The nucleotide window TTCGTGGATCAGTTTGTCGCGCATCCCCGCGATCTCCTGCCACGGGGTTTCGGGATGCCGGTCCCTGAATGCAGGCGGAATTTTCTTGGTCGCTTCGCCCACGACTTCCAGACACCGGATCACGGCCTGCTGCGTTTTTCGATCTTTCCGGAACGCGTCGACCGTCATCCCTGTCGTATAAGATCGGATGTCCCCGATTGCCTGAAGAATGTCGGACAGGTAGTCCCGAAC belongs to Deltaproteobacteria bacterium and includes:
- a CDS encoding DUF86 domain-containing protein, with amino-acid sequence MSDRREVRDYLSDILQAIGDIRSYTTGMTVDAFRKDRKTQQAVIRCLEVVGEATKKIPPAFRDRHPETPWQEIAGMRDKLIHEYFGVDLDIVWETTKEDLVPFETAVLSLLATLGESS